A window of Planctomycetaceae bacterium contains these coding sequences:
- a CDS encoding methyl-accepting chemotaxis protein produces MLAIFKSQTAAGRLYRLTAALIALMLVNIFYLANVSRSLLVNGEHYQSIIEGKDVFADILPPPEFIVESNLIVHEMLIAQESDNTEQFLRLKGELAERQSEYFDRHNYWSENLTISDRDVQDGLLRDSFDPARRFYETVENELLPALEKKDLARSRELLAGSVDALYQTHRIAIAKLAKTLELKHEAVESKVSSLLSGVYTISITIVCLTVILAVYMTRRMVTGTLNPILNTGSFVSRQAHELADTAVCISGAVHQLESSIREISCNASEAVSITHRASDSVGETSKVLNNLGSSTTEIGDVVQVIQQITHQTNLLALNATIEAARAGEAGRGFAVVATEVKELAQQTSEAAHSIVRHIETIQAESMAAITAVELVDEVMRSIRDSQSAIAGAVEQQSAMTADLGRTVSQVASSSNKIATTGEALQSQGLLAVC; encoded by the coding sequence ATGCTAGCTATATTCAAAAGTCAGACGGCGGCAGGTCGACTCTATCGCCTGACAGCGGCACTCATCGCATTGATGCTGGTCAATATATTCTACCTGGCCAATGTTAGTCGGTCCCTTCTGGTTAATGGTGAGCACTATCAATCGATCATCGAAGGGAAAGATGTTTTCGCGGATATACTTCCACCACCCGAGTTCATCGTTGAGTCGAATCTGATCGTTCACGAAATGCTCATAGCACAGGAGTCTGATAACACGGAGCAGTTCCTGCGGCTGAAGGGCGAGTTGGCAGAGCGTCAGTCAGAATACTTTGATCGACACAACTACTGGAGTGAAAACCTGACGATAAGTGACCGGGATGTTCAGGATGGGCTCCTGCGTGACTCGTTTGATCCCGCAAGACGGTTTTATGAAACTGTTGAGAATGAACTGCTTCCGGCTCTTGAAAAAAAGGATCTTGCAAGGAGTCGGGAACTTCTGGCCGGAAGCGTTGACGCTTTGTACCAGACTCACCGCATCGCTATTGCCAAACTCGCCAAGACTCTGGAACTGAAGCACGAAGCCGTCGAAAGCAAAGTGTCAAGTTTATTGAGTGGTGTTTATACGATTTCAATTACAATCGTCTGCCTCACTGTGATTCTGGCGGTCTATATGACACGCCGAATGGTGACTGGCACGCTGAATCCGATTCTGAATACGGGCTCCTTCGTTTCGCGGCAGGCCCATGAACTGGCTGATACTGCTGTCTGCATATCAGGAGCAGTTCATCAACTGGAATCGAGTATCCGGGAGATCTCCTGCAATGCATCGGAGGCGGTTTCCATCACTCACCGCGCATCTGACTCTGTTGGTGAAACCAGCAAGGTCCTGAATAACCTCGGCTCCAGCACGACCGAAATCGGGGATGTTGTTCAGGTCATTCAGCAAATCACTCACCAGACGAACCTGCTTGCATTGAACGCAACTATCGAGGCTGCAAGGGCCGGTGAAGCGGGTAGAGGGTTTGCAGTCGTGGCAACAGAAGTCAAGGAACTTGCACAACAGACGAGCGAAGCGGCTCATTCTATCGTGCGCCATATCGAAACGATACAGGCAGAATCCATGGCAGCGATTACGGCTGTTGAACTGGTCGACGAGGTGATGCGTTCGATTCGCGACAGCCAGTCCGCAATCGCAGGTGCTGTTGAGCAGCAGTCTGCCATGACCGCCGACTTAGGCCGGACGGTTTCTCAGGTGGCCTCCAGCAGCAATAAAATTGCGACAACGGGCGAAGCATTACAGTCTCAGGGACTTCTGGCAGTTTGCTGA
- a CDS encoding protein-glutamate O-methyltransferase CheR yields the protein MPLAPPDISFLKSLIEEKSGNIISNNQDYLLESRLAPVARDIGLNDIEGLVAELRRRPSGLLHDRVAEAMTINETSFFRDMLPFEALRSEVLPRLIRQRSVSRKLNLWSGASSSGQEAYSLAISIREHFNELASWDIRIQATDLSEQMVQRTREGIYSQFEVNRGLPSHYLLKYFKRNGTQWQVKENLREMVDARKMNLASAWPSTVQFDVIFLRNVLIYFDQKSKERILTRIHRALRPDGYLFLGGGETLITLNIPFVRESVGKTVCFRPVTA from the coding sequence ATGCCTTTGGCTCCACCAGATATCAGTTTCCTGAAATCTCTGATTGAGGAGAAATCCGGAAACATCATTTCAAACAATCAGGACTATCTTCTTGAATCAAGACTTGCCCCTGTTGCTCGAGACATCGGGCTGAACGATATCGAAGGCCTTGTCGCGGAACTGCGAAGGCGGCCTTCAGGCTTGTTGCACGATAGAGTCGCCGAGGCGATGACGATCAACGAAACGAGCTTCTTTCGTGATATGCTTCCGTTTGAAGCATTGCGTTCGGAAGTTCTTCCCCGCCTCATTCGGCAACGGTCTGTGTCAAGAAAACTCAACCTCTGGAGTGGAGCCTCGTCCAGTGGGCAGGAAGCCTACAGCCTTGCAATTTCTATTCGTGAACACTTCAACGAGCTGGCATCCTGGGATATCCGTATACAGGCGACTGATTTATCGGAGCAAATGGTTCAGAGGACACGTGAAGGGATATATAGCCAGTTTGAAGTGAATCGTGGATTGCCGTCTCACTATTTGTTGAAGTACTTTAAACGGAATGGAACCCAATGGCAGGTGAAAGAAAATCTGCGTGAGATGGTTGATGCCCGGAAAATGAATCTTGCGTCGGCGTGGCCGAGTACAGTTCAGTTTGATGTAATCTTTCTCAGGAACGTTCTGATCTACTTCGATCAGAAATCAAAAGAACGGATTCTCACTCGTATCCATCGGGCCCTGCGCCCGGATGGTTATTTATTTCTGGGTGGTGGCGAAACGTTGATCACTTTGAACATTCCGTTCGTGCGTGAATCTGTAGGTAAGACCGTCTGCTTCAGACCGGTCACAGCTTAG
- a CDS encoding HDOD domain-containing protein, translating to MKSGSTVEEPVIAETLRELIREKTSDLRMLPDNALLALDIVNRPDCDISEFSAVIERDMKLASDVLAMANSVAFCRGQKVSSLRMSVVRLGFRQCRNLIVSTSLSSLMKSISLKDQWTRSALWRHSLLTGVVAININRTLCVGFQGEEFAAGLIHDFGRLLFAISLPDRFSIIDPLEFDESEDVVHKENQSTGSNHCDLGAWFARGCHLPSELVDAIQFHHTPSDAVRNKRLVALTAACDHLANHIQRLGGPDGYDFRQNSALLVLESCGVADAAERLLQSSEELMETIMCDALTMGAL from the coding sequence ATGAAATCCGGCAGTACCGTGGAGGAACCAGTCATTGCAGAGACTCTGCGGGAGCTGATTCGCGAGAAAACCAGTGATCTGCGAATGCTGCCGGACAACGCGCTACTTGCTCTGGATATCGTCAATCGGCCCGACTGTGACATTTCTGAGTTCAGTGCTGTCATCGAACGCGATATGAAACTGGCATCGGATGTTCTTGCGATGGCAAATTCTGTTGCGTTCTGCCGCGGGCAGAAAGTGTCAAGCCTTCGCATGTCGGTCGTGAGACTTGGCTTCAGGCAGTGTAGAAACCTTATCGTGAGCACGAGTTTGTCGTCGCTGATGAAGAGTATTTCGCTGAAGGATCAGTGGACGCGAAGTGCTCTGTGGAGACACAGCCTGTTAACCGGGGTGGTTGCGATAAATATCAACAGGACTCTGTGCGTCGGGTTTCAGGGAGAAGAGTTTGCCGCCGGGTTGATCCATGATTTTGGTCGATTGCTGTTCGCCATCAGTTTACCCGATCGGTTCAGCATTATTGACCCGCTGGAGTTTGATGAATCTGAAGATGTCGTCCACAAAGAGAATCAGTCGACCGGATCGAATCACTGTGATCTGGGTGCCTGGTTTGCGCGAGGATGCCATCTTCCGAGTGAACTGGTTGACGCAATTCAGTTCCACCATACACCGTCGGACGCGGTGCGAAATAAACGACTGGTTGCACTGACGGCGGCGTGTGATCACCTCGCAAATCATATCCAGAGGCTGGGCGGGCCGGATGGCTATGACTTCCGGCAGAACAGTGCTCTTCTGGTGCTGGAGTCTTGTGGTGTTGCCGATGCTGCTGAGCGGTTGTTGCAGTCATCTGAAGAGCTGATGGAAACAATCATGTGTGATGCCCTGACAATGGGTGCACTCTGA
- a CDS encoding response regulator, producing the protein MHALIIDDSRAMRRILRQIVEPLGFSIVEAGDGAEGLAVLRGYADIEVTLVDWNMPVMNGLDFVKAVRADSGWRDMKLVMVTTETEPGQMARALMAGVDEFVMKPFTSDILLDKLRLIGVSGVQVTK; encoded by the coding sequence ATGCATGCCCTGATTATTGATGACTCCCGGGCAATGAGACGAATTCTTCGGCAGATCGTAGAACCGCTTGGTTTCAGTATTGTCGAAGCCGGAGACGGTGCAGAGGGGCTGGCTGTGCTCCGGGGATACGCAGACATTGAAGTCACTCTTGTCGACTGGAATATGCCAGTCATGAATGGTCTCGATTTCGTCAAAGCTGTCAGGGCTGACAGCGGCTGGCGGGATATGAAACTGGTCATGGTGACAACGGAAACGGAACCCGGGCAAATGGCCAGAGCACTGATGGCGGGTGTCGACGAGTTTGTAATGAAGCCATTCACCTCGGACATACTTCTGGACAAACTCCGGCTGATTGGGGTTTCCGGGGTTCAGGTTACCAAATAA
- a CDS encoding response regulator, whose product MKILVVDDSKAMRMIVIRTLKQTALGTFQTLEANNGAEALAVIAEHKPDLVLSDWNMPEMKGIDLLKSLRSSGNTTTFGFITSESSAEVRKEAEDAGASFLVTKPFTPNSFEAAISPVLA is encoded by the coding sequence ATGAAAATTCTTGTCGTGGATGACAGTAAAGCAATGCGAATGATCGTGATCCGTACATTGAAGCAGACTGCTTTGGGTACGTTCCAGACTCTGGAAGCAAACAACGGTGCAGAGGCGCTTGCTGTGATTGCTGAGCACAAACCAGATCTGGTTCTTTCGGACTGGAATATGCCGGAAATGAAAGGCATTGACCTGCTGAAGAGCCTTCGGTCATCAGGTAACACAACAACGTTCGGCTTCATCACATCTGAAAGCAGTGCTGAAGTCCGGAAAGAAGCGGAAGACGCCGGCGCATCCTTTCTGGTCACCAAGCCTTTCACACCAAACTCATTCGAAGCGGCGATTAGTCCGGTTCTCGCGTAG
- a CDS encoding chemotaxis protein CheX, whose translation MSIDAHTLQQVVNDVCAGMLGLSMEPAEAVSCDEADALSAVIRISGGWNSLVQVLTPMTTARVIASRMFATDESDLTEADILDAVGEIVNMVGGNLKGIVEVDSSLSLPCVGQATGEAPFGDDFEGISVTNRCEGDSLVVRLLDPTAVG comes from the coding sequence ATGTCGATCGATGCTCATACTTTGCAGCAGGTGGTCAATGACGTCTGCGCAGGCATGCTGGGCCTGTCAATGGAGCCAGCAGAGGCTGTTTCATGCGATGAGGCAGATGCGCTGTCTGCTGTCATCCGAATCTCGGGTGGCTGGAACTCCCTGGTTCAGGTCCTTACTCCGATGACAACGGCCCGCGTCATTGCATCCCGGATGTTTGCCACAGATGAATCGGACCTGACAGAAGCAGATATCCTGGATGCGGTGGGAGAAATCGTAAACATGGTTGGCGGGAATCTGAAAGGAATCGTGGAAGTCGATTCAAGTCTTTCCCTTCCATGTGTTGGGCAGGCAACCGGCGAAGCGCCGTTCGGTGATGACTTTGAAGGTATCTCAGTCACGAATCGGTGCGAAGGAGATTCCCTCGTCGTTCGACTTCTGGATCCGACAGCCGTTGGCTAG
- a CDS encoding chemotaxis response regulator protein-glutamate methylesterase, with amino-acid sequence MSRFIRVLLADDSTVTRRILMEAISGESDMEVVGAAQNGEEAVALFNAHKPDVALFDVDMPKLNGIEALKAIRMTCQSVPVIMFSTLTVRGGEATLDALASGASDYVAKPTGVGHVDKAMEYLRSDVIPKLRQWGKVYKSKRESAPSAPVSSAASRPSAAVAIRPARLSDGRPPIKTSGKKRNGPIHVLAIGASTGGPNALAEIVAKLPADLGVPVLITQHMPPLFTQLLAERLDRCSGLTVREGYDGAVVKPGQAWVAPGDHHMVVARAPSGVVLRLNQAAPENSCRPAVDVMFRSVAQVYAGNSLAVVLTGMGKDGAAGCLQLSNAGGGVIVQDEDTSIVWGMPRAVAEAGVADAVLPLGEIARAIVSRIRGSSPLLASAAGA; translated from the coding sequence ATGTCAAGATTCATTCGGGTTCTGCTTGCAGATGACTCGACGGTCACGCGGCGGATACTGATGGAAGCGATCTCCGGCGAAAGCGATATGGAAGTAGTCGGTGCTGCTCAAAACGGTGAAGAAGCTGTCGCTCTTTTCAATGCTCACAAGCCGGACGTCGCTCTGTTCGACGTGGATATGCCGAAACTCAATGGAATTGAGGCATTGAAAGCGATTCGGATGACGTGTCAGTCTGTTCCAGTCATCATGTTCAGTACGTTGACAGTCAGGGGGGGCGAAGCGACTCTGGACGCCCTTGCTTCCGGGGCGTCAGATTATGTCGCGAAACCCACAGGTGTCGGGCACGTCGACAAGGCAATGGAGTATCTACGGAGCGACGTGATTCCAAAATTGCGACAGTGGGGCAAGGTCTACAAATCAAAGCGTGAAAGTGCCCCGTCAGCGCCAGTGTCTTCTGCCGCTTCAAGGCCGTCAGCTGCCGTGGCGATTCGCCCGGCTCGGTTATCTGACGGGCGACCACCGATCAAAACGTCGGGAAAGAAGAGGAACGGTCCAATTCATGTTCTGGCCATCGGTGCGTCAACCGGTGGGCCGAATGCACTGGCAGAAATCGTTGCAAAGCTTCCTGCTGATCTGGGCGTGCCGGTCCTGATCACCCAACATATGCCACCGTTATTTACGCAGCTTCTGGCTGAACGCCTGGACCGTTGCTCCGGCCTGACTGTCCGCGAAGGATATGACGGAGCTGTCGTCAAACCCGGCCAGGCGTGGGTTGCTCCCGGCGACCATCATATGGTTGTCGCACGCGCACCCAGTGGGGTTGTCCTCAGGCTGAATCAGGCAGCGCCGGAGAATTCGTGTCGACCGGCAGTTGATGTCATGTTTCGTTCCGTCGCTCAGGTGTATGCCGGAAATTCGCTGGCCGTTGTGCTCACAGGTATGGGCAAAGACGGCGCCGCGGGATGTCTGCAGCTGAGCAACGCGGGTGGTGGGGTCATTGTTCAGGACGAAGATACATCCATCGTCTGGGGTATGCCCCGCGCAGTGGCTGAGGCTGGAGTCGCAGACGCTGTGCTTCCTCTTGGCGAAATTGCACGGGCAATTGTAAGTCGTATTCGTGGCTCATCGCCGTTGCTTGCATCTGCGGCGGGTGCTTAG